From a single Mycolicibacterium moriokaense genomic region:
- a CDS encoding virulence factor Mce family protein: protein MTNTRISRIALAIVLTMCLVAGVVVAVQMRTSIGKTLMVGYFDNSNGLYAGDEVRILGVPVGEIDTIEPQAQRVKISFWVDNKYKVPADVTAAIVSPQLITSRAIQLTPAYTSGPVMDSGAVIPQERTAVPVEWDDLRTQLQTLTDMLQPTQPGGVSTLGAFINTAADNVRGQGVNIRDALIKMSQAFSIFGDHSQDIFGTIKNLSVLVSALQDSTTVLGQLNRNLAAVTALLADNPDQIGQAVADLSTAANDVQSFVADNRDALGTTTDKLSSISAAVIDSLDDIKQTLHIAPNAFQNFLNIYQPSQAALTGALALNNFANPITFLCGAIQAASRLNSEQAAKLCVQYLAPIVKNRQFNFPPLGENLFVGAAARPNELTYSEDWLRPDYVPPMAAVPSGGPPGPQPPAEAPLPAEAPAPTDPSAGLPGMMVPGGGS, encoded by the coding sequence ATGACCAACACGCGAATCAGCAGAATCGCCTTGGCGATCGTGCTCACGATGTGCCTCGTCGCGGGAGTTGTTGTGGCAGTGCAGATGCGCACCTCGATCGGCAAGACCCTCATGGTCGGCTACTTTGACAACAGCAACGGTCTGTACGCCGGGGACGAGGTGCGCATCCTCGGCGTCCCGGTCGGGGAGATCGACACGATCGAACCTCAGGCGCAACGCGTCAAGATCTCATTCTGGGTCGACAACAAATACAAAGTCCCCGCCGACGTGACAGCCGCGATTGTGTCGCCGCAGCTCATCACATCGCGGGCTATCCAGCTCACGCCGGCATACACCAGCGGACCCGTGATGGACTCCGGCGCCGTCATCCCGCAGGAGCGTACCGCTGTTCCGGTGGAATGGGATGATCTGCGCACGCAGTTGCAGACGCTCACCGACATGCTGCAGCCAACCCAGCCGGGCGGGGTCAGCACCTTGGGTGCGTTCATCAACACCGCGGCGGACAACGTGCGCGGCCAAGGCGTCAACATCAGGGATGCGCTGATCAAGATGTCGCAGGCGTTCTCCATCTTCGGCGATCACAGCCAGGACATCTTCGGCACCATCAAGAACCTCTCGGTCCTGGTCTCCGCTCTGCAGGACAGTACGACCGTGCTCGGGCAGCTGAACCGGAACTTGGCCGCGGTGACCGCATTGCTGGCTGACAACCCCGATCAAATCGGGCAAGCCGTAGCCGATCTCAGTACCGCGGCCAACGACGTACAGAGCTTCGTGGCCGACAACCGCGACGCCTTGGGCACCACGACGGACAAGTTGTCCTCGATCTCTGCGGCGGTCATCGACAGTCTCGACGACATCAAGCAGACGTTGCACATCGCGCCGAACGCGTTTCAGAACTTTCTCAATATCTACCAACCGTCGCAGGCCGCGCTGACAGGCGCGTTGGCGCTCAACAACTTCGCCAATCCGATCACCTTCCTGTGTGGGGCGATTCAAGCGGCGTCGCGCCTCAACAGTGAGCAGGCGGCCAAACTCTGCGTGCAATATTTGGCGCCCATCGTCAAGAACCGTCAGTTCAACTTTCCGCCACTGGGTGAGAACCTCTTCGTCGGCGCGGCCGCACGACCCAACGAGCTCACCTACAGTGAAGACTGGCTGCGTCCGGACTACGTCCCGCCGATGGCGGCCGTGCCATCCGGCGGGCCCCCGGGGCCGCAGCCCCCGGCCGAAGCGCCATTACCCGCGGAAGCGCCTGCGCCCACTGATCCATCGGCAGGATTGCCCGGCATGATGGTGCCCGGGGGTGGGTCGTGA
- a CDS encoding MCE family protein, whose protein sequence is MKTFSERNPMILGAIGFALISGIVVLALQYQKLPFINSTQSYSAYFAEAGGLQAGAPVQVMGLRKGKVSRVELDGARVLIEFDLDDGVRLGDRTEAAIKTKSLLGAKFLEIAPRGDGELSQTIPIERTTAPYQLPDALGDLSGTISELNTTQVSDALDTLAQTFAHTAPDVRVAVDGVARFSETLNERDAQLRNLLANAAKATTVLAERSDQVVSLVANTNALLAQLQTQSSALDQISQNLSTFAQQLSGFIADNRAQLRPALDKLNGVLTIVDNRKGQVQQSIKYLNQYALSLGESVASGPFFKAYVANLLPGQFVQPFVDAAFSDLGLDPSVLLPSERTDPQVGQPGTPALPVPFPRTGQGGEPHLTLPDAITGKPGDPRYPYREPLPPPPPGGPPPGPPALVPPELAVTPVPTPAPVNEPAPGQTPSPSAPAPGPTTPAEAGQ, encoded by the coding sequence ATGAAGACCTTCTCCGAACGCAACCCGATGATCCTCGGCGCGATCGGGTTTGCCCTGATCAGCGGAATCGTGGTGCTGGCCCTGCAATACCAGAAACTCCCGTTCATCAATTCGACGCAGAGCTACTCTGCGTACTTTGCCGAGGCGGGCGGGCTTCAAGCCGGCGCGCCGGTTCAAGTCATGGGCCTACGGAAAGGGAAGGTGTCGCGCGTCGAGCTCGATGGAGCACGGGTGCTCATCGAATTCGACCTCGACGACGGCGTGCGCCTGGGCGATCGAACCGAAGCCGCGATCAAGACGAAGAGCCTCCTGGGTGCCAAATTCCTCGAGATCGCACCCCGCGGCGACGGTGAACTATCGCAAACCATCCCCATCGAGCGCACCACCGCGCCCTACCAGTTGCCAGACGCGCTCGGCGACCTCTCGGGAACCATCAGCGAACTGAACACCACACAGGTGTCCGACGCGCTCGACACCCTCGCGCAGACGTTCGCGCACACCGCCCCCGACGTGAGGGTAGCCGTGGACGGCGTGGCACGATTCTCCGAGACGCTCAACGAGCGAGACGCGCAGCTGCGAAACCTGTTGGCGAACGCCGCGAAGGCCACCACCGTGCTAGCCGAGCGCAGCGACCAAGTGGTGAGCCTCGTCGCCAACACCAACGCCCTGCTCGCACAGTTGCAGACACAGAGCAGTGCATTGGATCAGATTTCACAGAACCTTTCGACGTTCGCTCAGCAACTGTCGGGTTTCATCGCCGACAACCGCGCTCAGTTGCGGCCCGCGCTGGATAAGCTCAACGGCGTGTTGACGATCGTCGACAACCGCAAAGGTCAAGTGCAGCAGTCGATCAAATACCTGAATCAGTACGCGCTGTCGCTGGGCGAATCGGTGGCTTCGGGCCCGTTCTTCAAGGCCTACGTCGCCAATCTGCTTCCCGGTCAGTTCGTGCAGCCCTTCGTAGATGCCGCGTTCTCCGATCTCGGGCTCGATCCCAGCGTGTTATTGCCCTCCGAGCGCACCGACCCGCAGGTCGGTCAGCCGGGCACCCCGGCACTGCCGGTGCCCTTCCCGCGCACCGGTCAAGGCGGCGAACCGCATCTCACGCTTCCCGACGCGATCACCGGAAAGCCCGGCGACCCCCGCTATCCCTACCGCGAACCTCTTCCACCTCCACCACCGGGCGGTCCACCGCCCGGGCCGCCGGCCTTGGTGCCCCCCGAACTTGCAGTCACACCGGTGCCCACGCCGGCACCAGTAAATGAACCGGCACCCGGACAGACACCCTCGCCCAGCGCACCTGCACCCGGCCCCACCACGCCAGCCGAGGCAGGACAATGA